The following coding sequences lie in one Chelonia mydas isolate rCheMyd1 chromosome 6, rCheMyd1.pri.v2, whole genome shotgun sequence genomic window:
- the LOC114021677 gene encoding sepiapterin reductase: MEAGERAGKRQVSLGKAACILTGASRGFGRCLALLLAPRLETGSVLIPVARSQGGLAELEAELRSSFPSLKVHSVQADLSTEDGLQLVLRAVQDKLPGVANLERLLIINNAGSLGDISKSFVDFTSPAEVNSYFALNVTSALCLTSSILKAFPGHPGLCKTVVNISSLCALKPFKSWTLYCTGKASRDMMFQVLALEKPDVRVLSYAPGPLDTEMQQLARTKSGDPEVRQQFLRMKQSGQLLDCSVSARKLVTLLLEDTFASGAHLDFYEV; this comes from the coding sequence ATGGAAGCTGGAGAGAGAGCCGGGAAAAGGCAAGTCTCCTTGGGCAAGgcagcctgcatcctcactgggGCATCCCGGGGCTTCGGCCGGtgcctggcactgctgctggccCCGCGGCTGGAGACTGGCTCCGTCCTGATCCCAGTGGCCCGATCCCAGGGGGGTTTGGCCGAGCTGGAGGCTGAGCTGCGGTCCAGTTTCCCCAGCTTGAAAGTGCATTCCGTGCAGGCCGATCTGAGCACGGAGGACGGGCTACAGCTGGTGCTCCGAGCAGTCCAGGACAAGCTGCCTGGAGTGGCTAATCTGGAGCGGCTCCTCATCATCAACAATGCAGGATCACTTGGAGACATTTCCAAATCCTTTGTGGATTTCACCAGCCCAGCCGAAGTCAACAGCTACTTTGCCCTCAATGTCACCTCGGCTCTTTGCCTCACATCCTCCATCCTGAAGGCCTTCCCAGGGCACCCTGGCTTGTGCAAGACTGTTGTGAACATCTCTTCACTATGTGCCCTGAAGCCCTTCAAGAGCTGGACGCTGTACTGCACGGGGAAGGCCTCGCGAGACATGATGTTCCAGGTGCTGGCACTTGAGAAGCCGGACGTCCGCGTTCTCAGCTATGCCCCAGGGCCTCTGGACACGGAAATGCAGCAGCTGGCCCGCACGAAGTCCGGAGACCCGGAAGTGCGGCAGCAGTTCCTCCGCATGAAGCAGAGCGGGCAGCTGCTGGACTGCAGCGTGTCCGCCCGAAAGCTAGTGACGCTGCTGCTGGAGGACACCTTCGCCTCTGGGGCGCACCTGGACTTCTATGAAGTCTAA